From the Lactobacillus sp. PV034 genome, the window TATCTCGACCTGCATTGGAGCTTATGTTGAATACGATAATCTTTCTATTGATCCTCAACAAAAATAAAAATTACTTTTGCAAACTGGAATCCAGATATAATGTTTGGGCCAGTTTTTTTGTACTCAAATTAAGGGTCGTTAATAGATAAGGATACTTACTATCACCTGGATTTTCGTGAAATACTACATCACTTTGAGCTAATTTATCTAAAAATGTTGGAATTACAAAATTCAATGGTTGACTAAAGAAACCCATGTTCATATTTTCAGTATCAATTTCAGCACCTTCAGCTGCAGGTAACATAAAATGATTCAATTGTTTAGGTAATTGCTTAAGCTTTTTTTCAGTTACAATTCCGTACCAGAACATAAAAGTTTCTGGTGCAAATACTACTAAACTTGCACGCTGATTGGTAAAACCATTTTTTTCTAAAAACTTTTTAAAGACTGGATCGTTCTCGGTTTCTTGTACTTGTTGAGCGAAGCTCTTATTGTTATCAATTTGCGCAGGCAAAAACACCTTACCGATAAAATTCATTTCTGAAAGTTTCTTTTTTTCCATTTTCTTTCCCCTTAAAGTTATTATTTTTAGTATCAGGCTTTAAATCAATATATCTGTTATACCAAATTTTAACAAAATCTGGTGCAAATGGTCCCTTTTTCTGATCAATCCATTGCAATAATTCAATTGTAGAACCATGTAAAATAGTATCGATTTTATTTCCATAATGCCAACGCTTTTTGTTTAAAGCATATTCATCTACATCTAAAAGACGTTTTTCTCCGTCAGGAAATACCTTTACATCTAAATCATAATCAATATATTTTAAGGCCTCTCGATCTATCACAAAGGGACTAGCAAGGTTACAATAATATGCTACCCCATCAGATCGTAGCATCACGATAACATTAAACCAAAACTTTTTATGAAAATAAACAATCGCTGGTTCTCTACTTACCCATCTTCGGCCATCACTCTCAGTAATTAGGGTCTTATCATTGACACCGATAATAATATTTTTTTCAGTTTTCACGACCATTGTGTCACGCCACTTACGGTGAAGCTTTCCATTATGCTTGTAAGATTCAATGGCAATATAGTCGCCTTCATTTGGCATTGCCAATTTTCTCACCTCTCACACGTATTATACAGCAAATCAAGCCTCATCTATTTCTGAAAGGTCTACTAACTCGCCTTTTAAAAATGAATCTATTTCACTACTTGAAAAGCCGTGCTGATATAGGTATCTTTTCACCTTTTGCTGGCGCGTAAAAGAATCCTCATTTCGATAACGACGATAGACTTTTGCCCCCTGCTTTTTTAAGGCCTCTATTTGTTCTTCTGCGTCATTTTGCAAGTCAAGTTCACTGATAATATTGGCAATTAACTCATTTGAAAAGCCATGACTTAAAAGCTTATTTTTAGCCTTACGCTCTATTTCTTTGCTAGCAAGCTTACCTTGCTGATGAATTAGGGAGTGAATTAGTCTCAGTCCAGATTTAATCCAATCTTCATCATTTATCTCAAATAGACTATCTTCAATTATATTTTCATCCACACCCTTACGTAGCAATTTATTTCTAATTGAATTCTGTCCATCTTTTCCTATTCTAAGATTATTTTTTATAAAGAGTTTAGCAAAGGCGCTATCATCTAAATAACCTAAGTCCTCTAAATCAGCAATTGCGCTTTCACTAGTTTCCTCACTTATTTCTTTGTCTTTTAGATATTGCTTTACTTCCGCAATCGTGCGCGGCTGATAACTTAAATAATTCAGGGCCAATTCAGTCGCCTTACTATCAGCCTCGGCTTCTTTTATTTGAGCAATTTTTTCTGAAGTTAACTCTGTTCCTTTTAATAATCTAAATTGTGTAAGAATTTTTTCACTGACGCTAAATGCATATTCATTATCAATAAAAATATTATAGCGCCCCTTACGTTTTTGAGACGTTACTTTGGTAATAATTGTCATATATTCCCCTTAATTCATTTTAAATTATCTTGATTACTTGTCTACAGATTAAATACCTTATATGATAATTGTGACACTTTTTCTAATGGAAAAGAAATGGAGATAAAATTTTGACTAAATTTACAAAAAATAAATCAGAAAAAGATATTATCATTACTATTAAGCGTCTAGGAATTAATGGCGAAGGTATCGGATATTATAAAAAGAAAATAATTTTTATTCCAGGAGCTCTTCCTGGTGAAGTGGTTGTTGCTAAAATAACCAACTCACATCCCCATTATTTAGAAGGAGAATTGATTCGTGTCAAAGAAAGATCTCCTCATCGCGTACCTTTTCCAAAAGATGTTAATCCTGCTACTGGTGGTCTCGAATTAGCCAATTTAGCTTATGCTCAGCAGCTTGAATTTAAACAACACTTAATCCTTGATGCTTTACGTAAATATCATCCCCGTAATTACAATAAAATTAAAGTTAAAAAAACTTTAGCTGCTCCTGATCAATGGCATTATCGCAATAAAGCCCAGTATCAAATAGAAACTTATAAACATAAAACCCGCCTCGGACTTTATGCACCAAATTCTCATCACTTGATTGATCTACCAACAATGCCAACTCAATCAAAAGCAACTCAAAAGACTGAACGTGCAATCAAACACTTAATTGATAAACTTCATCTCCATATCGCTGATTATCGTCGGCATTTAGATGGAATAAAGACAGTCGTCGTCCGCGAATCGCAAAGCAGTCATGAAATTCAAGTTACTTTAATTACCATCGGCAAACATATTCCAGGACTCAAGAAATTAGCTCAAGAAATCATGAAATTACCTAATGTAGTTTCTGTTTTCCAAAACGAAACTCAGTGGCAAAATCCACAAGTATGGGGTAATAAAACAACTAAGTTATTAGGAAAATCACATATTACCGAATCTATCTTGGATAAAAAATTCAAGCTTTCGCCTCGTGCTTTCTTCCAGTTAAATCCAGCGCAAACTATTATTTTATACAGTGAGGCATTAAAGCTCTTAGATTTAACACCTGAGCAAACTTTAATTGATGCCTATTCAGGAGTTGGGACATTAGGAATTCTAGCAAGCGATCAAGTTCGCCAAGTTATTGGTATCGAATCAATTCCTGAAGCTGTGGAAGATGCTCAAGAAAACTGCCACTTAAATCATGTTCGTAATGCCGAATACGTTCAAGGTAACGTTGAAAAAGTTTTACCAGATTTGAAAAAACAAGGTGTTCCAATTGATGCTTTGATTGTTGATCCACCTCGCACTGGGCTTAACAAAAAGCTAATTAAAACTTTGTTAGAAGTAAAACCCAAAACTTTTGTCTATATCTCATGTAATCCTTCAACATTAGCTAAAGATCTTGTACTTTTAAGTGAAGCTTACGATGTTCGCGTAATTAAACCAGTTGATATGATGCCACAAACTCCCCGTTGGGAAGGTATCACCAAATTAACATTACGCAAATAAAATTATAATTTACAAAAATAAATAAGCAGGTTGCTCATTGCAACCTGCTTATTCTTTTGGAGGAGGTAAACATCTAGTTTTCACATGTGATGTTCTTAAGCATCATATTGTAACATTGCCACATACTTTTATTAGTAAGGATAATGATTATTTGGTTTGTTATATAGTAGAGAATCTAGGTTAAATTCTACAAATTGGAGATAAAATCTTTAATTGAATAAAATTTTTACCTCTTCCACTTCCTTAGTATAGGAGGTTTAACAGCAAATTCAAATATATGACATTATAGGCTTTAATACTTGAATTTATTTTTGTTTATATAATCTAACCCCATTCTTTACACCAGCAAAATACCATACTCCTGCTTGTTCATCACTACTTAACTCTTTACCTTCTACTGGATCTGCCAAAGATTGAGTAAAAATAGTCTCATACTCTGGAATAGTTAACTTAGTTCTAGCATCTAATCTAGCTTGTACCTTATCTGGATGTAATTGTTGCTTAAATCCTTCAACTACGTTACCAGTAAAGAATTCAGCCATTGCACCAGAACCATATGAAAATAGTCCAATTAAATCATTAGGAGCTAATTCTCCATTCTGTAATAAACTTAATAGACTTAAATAAAGTGATGCAGTGTAGACGTTTCCCACATTAACACTCAATTTTTTACTTGCTTCAAAAGTCTTACTCAACTTTTCACTCACTACTTCTGATTCATCCGCAATTGCTAAACGATTAGCCTTAAGTCCCATTTTTGTAAAAGGCAAGTGGTAAATTAAAGCATCAAAATCTTCAGTTTTAAGATTTTTCTGTTTTTTATAGTCTTCAAATGTCTTGGTAAAGAAATCTAAATAAACTTGAGTTGAGTACTTTCCATCAACCATAGCAGTTTTAGAATTATTTGGACGCCAGAAATCATTAATATCGTCACTATATGCACTGTGACCTTCATTTAAGGCGAGAATACTTGGATCAGCTTTAACTAGCATACTAATACTACCTGCTCCTTGTGTAACTTCTCCGCCAGTATTTAAGCCATAACGTGCAATATCACTTCCGATAACAATGGCAGTTTGTTCAGGGTGTAATCTAACAAAATCTGTTGCCATCATTAAAGCAGCTGTTAGACCAAAACATGCTTCTTTTACTTCAAAAGTTCTAACTTCTGGACGTAAATTAAGCGCAGTTTTAACAAACAATGAAGCTGACTTTGATTGATCAACACTTGATTCAGTTCCAAAAATCATTAAGCCTACTTTATCTTTATCAATTTCATCTACAAAATCTAAAGTAGCATTAATTCCCATTGAAACTGCATCCTGAGTTTCATCAGCTACTGTCATCTTTTCTTGACCAATTCCAATTAAAAATTTATTTGGATCTTGATTACGGGCATTGGCTAAATCTATCATATCCACATACTTATTTGGGGTATAAAAACCAATTTTATCAATACCAACTTGCATTATTTTTTCTCCTGTAATTTTTTCAACAATTCTTTTGCATACTCTAAAGTATACTTTTTATCTTTACGCATTTGCTTTAAAATAAGTTCTTTATTTTCAGCAGTCGTTTCTAATGTAGCAACCATATTTCTTGCTTGAAGTCGCATATGACCTGCTTGAATACCTGCAGTAGAAATTGCTAATAGGGCCGCTAAATTATTCGCTAAACCAATCCCAACAATAATTGATGCTAAAGTTTCACTATCAACATCACCTAAAATTTGATAGGCATCTTGAATATCTGAGCGAGCTGAAATAGAGCCTCCCACAACGCCAATCGGCATCGGCAGAGTAAGTTGCCCCACCAAGCTATCTTCTTCTAACTTCCAACTACTTAAGCTATGGTAACCATTTTCTCCTGCTAATACTGCTGCGGCAGCTTCAACAGCACGAAAATCATTACCCGTTGCAATCAAAACTGCATCTACCCCATTCATAATGCCCTTATTATTAGTCGCACCACGATAGGGGTCTTCTATTCCAATTTGGCTCAATAATGCAATTTTTGCTGCAACTTCTTTCCCTCCTAAACTATTTACTGGTAAAGAAACTCTACCTGTAGCTAGTTGGCTAGGATAATTTGACAAAATAGCAAAAAGCTTTTCCTCAACACCATCAAAATCTACTAAAAGATTAGCTAAGAATTCTAAGATAGCATTCGTCTTATTTGCCCCCATGGCTTGTGCTGGATCTACTAGTACTTTTAAATAAACTAATTGCTTTTCTTGGCGGATCGTAATTTTTTTTACTCCACCACCATGATTAATTAAGCTAGTAAATTGATGATTAGCTACGTCAATTAAGTTAGGGATTTTATCTTTTATGCTTTTTAGTTTAAAAGTCTTATTTACTTGTAAAACAATTTGACCATAAATTCCTTTACGCTGATTTTTAACTTTTACTCCACCATGTCTAGCAAAAATTTTACTACCATGATTTGCCGCAGCAATTACTGATGGTTCCTCAGTAGCCATCGGAACCATATATTCTTTTCCATTAACTAACAACTTTTCCACAATTCCCAGTGGTAAACATATGCTTCCAACAACATTTTCACTAAGATTATCCATTGCAGTTAATTGTGCAGGACTAATAGGGCTTAAGTCTATCCCTTGCTGCTTTAATAAAGCTCGTCGCTTCTCTGGTGATAATTTATAGAATTTCATTAATCAAGTCGCCTAATTTCATATGCTATTCCTTGTCCACCACCAATACACAAGGAAACAATTCCATGTCTTTTATCAATTTGCTTAAGACTATTTACAATCCCACCAATTAATCTAGCACCAGTTGCACCTAAGGGATGTCCCAAACTAATTGCGCCACCAGCAATATTTAACTTATTTGCAGGGATCTTTAAATCTCTAGCTACTGGTACAGCTTGGGCAGCAAATGCTTCATTAATTTCAAATAGATCAAAATCATCAACAGTCGTACCAGTTTTGTCTAACAGCTTTTCAATAGCAAAATATGGCGCATATCCCATATATGCTGGATCACAACCAATTTCAGCAAAATTACTAATTACAGCAATTGGCTTTAAGTTTAATTCTTCCACCTTTTCTTTTGTGGCCACTAGCAACATGCTTGCACCATCATTAAGAGGAGATGAATTACCTGCAGTTGCACGTCCATCTTCTTTGAAAACAGGCTTTAAGCCTCCTAAAGCTTCCATTGTAGTTTCTGGTCTAACTGATTCATCATGATCCAAGGTTTTACCATTAATAGTGACAGGAATAATTTCATCTTTAAACCAATCATCTTCTATTGCTTTAGCAGCTTTTTGATGAGAATTTAAAGAAAATTCATCCATCTCTTTACGTGTTACATGATAACGGTCAGCAACATTTTCTGCGGTTAATCCCATTGGCTTTTGTGAATAAGCATCCCCAATTCCATCAATTTGAAGTGTATCTTTAAAATTAGGATTTTCTGCCTTCTTTTCAGACTTTGGTAATACTAAAGGAGCATTCGTCATACTTTCAGCTCCACCGACTACGGCTACTCCAAAATCTCCTAAAGCCATTTGTCCTTGGGCAAAACGCAAAGCTTTTAAACTTGAGCCACAAACATCATCAACTACTGTGGCAACTACTGATTCAGGTAAGCCAGCGCCCAAAGCAATTTGACGCGCAACATTTTGTCCTAAGCCAGCGCTTAAAACATTTCCAATTAAGACACTATCAATCTTATCCTTAGCAATTCCAGTTTTCTCGATCAAACCATTTAAAGCGATTTTTCCTAAATCAATTGCGCTTTGATCCTTAAAAAATCCACGATAACGACCAAATGGAGTTCTCTGTGCTCCAATAAGATATATTTCTTCCATAAATATTATCCATTTCTCCCAAATTTTGTATACTACATAAAAATGATAACTAATTTATTTATAAAAAGTAGAAATTTAATAAAATTTAAAGAAAAAAGAGTGTCTTTCACACTCTTTTATGCCATATATTTATCTAAAAATTGCCTTACTTTTTGTTCATACTCACGTGGATGAGTTGCAAATGATTTCGCATGACTGGCCCCAGGTACAAGCCATAATTCTTTTGGTCCTCGACTAGCATGATAATTGGCATACACCATTTTAGTTGGAACAAAATTATCTTTGCTACCATGAATGAAGAACATCGGTGAATGATTTTGCTTGAGTTGCTTCAAGCTATCAGCATCATTTAAAAAATATCCAGCGTTTAACTTTGTATAACCACTTAAAATTTCAACCAAAGGAAAACGTGGAAACCCTGGCATATGATAGATAGTTTGAGCTTCATGTTCAATCTCAGTTTTAGCATTAGTATAACCACAATCTTCAATATATGCTTTTACTTGTGAGGGCATTTTTTGTCCACTTGTCATCATCGTCGTGGCTCCACCCATACTTACTCCAAAAATGGCAATTTGGCTATTCTTCCCGTTATGTGCAATAACTTTCTTGGCCCATTTCCTCACATCGCCTTTTTCACGCCAACCATAACCAACATAATTTCCCTGACTCTGACCATGCCCACGTGCATCCGGTAATAAAGTGTTGTAGCCAAGCTCATGAAACATAGCAGCATAAGGTCCCATAGTGTCTTTATTATTCATATATCCATGCAAGATTATGACGGTTTTATTTGTTTTATGCGCTGCAGGAATATAATTAGCATCTAATTTTAAATTATCATCAGTAGAAGTTAAATACCAGCGCTCTTTTTTACTATCGTTATACCATTTGGTTTGTTTGTAAAGAGGATCACTCTTCTTTAAGGCATGCTTCTTACTTAGAAAACTTTTCTGTCCTGGAACAATAGCTACATTATAAAAATAATATCCTGCTCCAGCAAAGGCAATTACTAATACTCCTAACACTGAAGCAATCCAAATCCATAATTTTTTATGTTGTTTGAACATTTTATATTTCGATCCTTAATCATTTAAAGTAAAATTAAATCAACAATAATTACAAAATTAATTAGACTATCTAACTAATATCCACTAGTATATCATGCTTTTAACTAATTTTTTTCAATTATCTCAAGATTTAGATAAAAATCTTTATTTATTTTATAAATCTAAGCAAATGCAAAAAGCTTTTCCTATTCGAAAAATCAATTTGACTGCTAATAGCTGCGAATTAATTTGTAAAAATGGAACTGCCAAAACTTTAGGAGACCTTGCAAAAATGCTTGGTAAAATTAAGCAAAAAAATATTCCTTTAACTGTCCATTTATTAAGTGAAGATAATAATATTTATGGCTTTCAAATTGATAATCACCAAAATCGTATTTATCTAAAATAAAAGGTCGAGGAGCATATTAGTCCCTCGACCCTTTATTATTCTATTTAATTATTTTGAAGACTTATCTTCATTAGCAAGTTTTGCCCCTAAATTAATGATGTATTCTCTTAAAGCATCTTTTGTTTCTGGGTGAGTAAGACCATACTGGATGGCAGTTTCTAAATACCCTTCTTTATTACCAACATCATGTCTTGCACCTTTAAATTCATGTGCGAATACTCGCTGAGTCTTATTCATGGTATCAATCGCATCTGTCAATTGAATTTCACCACCACGACCAGGCTTTTGATTTTCTAAAATATCAAAAATTTCTGGTGTTAATAAGTAACGTCCAATAATAGCTAAATCACTAGGAGCATCCTCAACTGCTGGCTTTTCTACAAAAGATTCAACGTTATATAATCCTGATTCAATTTCACCTGCAGGATCAATAACACCATATTTTGAAACTTCCTCATGAGGGACTTTCATAACGGCAATTGTTGAAGCATGTGTTTTATTGTAACGTTCAATTAATTGTTGACTTAATGGTTTTTTGTCATCCATTAGGTCATCACCAAGCATTACAACAAATGGCTCATCACCAACAAAACTGCGTGCCCGATAGATTGCATCACCTAATCCAGCAGGATGTGGTTGACGAGTATAATAAAGGTTAACTCCCAATTCAGTAATTGATTGTGTCAATTGAAGAAGTTTATCTTTATGTTTTTCTTCAAGGTCAGCTTCTAGTTCTGGATTAGAATCAAAATGGTCTTCGATTGCACGTTTTGATTTACCTGTAACAATTAAAATATCTTCAATACCCGATTTTTTTGCTTCCTCAACAATAAATTGAATAGTAGGCTTATCTACAATTGGCAACATTTCTTTTGGCATTGCCTTAGTTGCTGGTAAAAATCTTGTACCCAATCCGGCTGCAGGTATAACTGCCTTTCTGACTTTCATACTTATATTCTCCTCAATAAGTTAGTTCTTAATCAAAATAATTATACTACTAAAATTCTCTTTAGTGCGAGCTATCTCGTCGTCTTTTATAAAAAGAAATTAAACTACTGGTACTATACTTAGTTTCGCCATATTTTAACTGATCACTAGCTGCATTTATGCAAACTCCAAAAAGTAATAGCAAAGCTCCCAAATTTAGCCAAAACATAAATACGATGAACGACCCAATAATGCCATAGTTTTGCCAACGAATTCCAAAATTACGCAAATACCAACCAAACCCATATGATAATCCTAACCACGAGATCGTTGTTACCCAGACTCCCGGCCAAATCCTTCTTTTAGCAGTATCAATATTTGGTAAAACAAGATTCACATATAAAACAACTATGACAATCATTAAAATAATCAAGGGCCATTTATAGCTCTCAATCTTATAGACCCATGCTAATGAAAAACCAAAAACTGGCACTAAAAATTCCATTATCTGGCGCCCAAATGCAAAAACAAACATTACTCCTGAAAAAGAAAGGACCAGTAGAACCGTAACCAGAAAAGTCACCGTGCGCGCAAAGAAAGTATACCACCACGCACGTTGCTTTTCTTTCTGATCTACTCCATAAATCTTATTCATTGCTAACCTAATCGAATTAGTTAATCCAGAAAAGGACCAAATAGAAACAATAATACCGAAAGAAATAAAACCACTTGAATGTTGTTTAAGAAGGGTGGTAATAATCGGTATTACTAATTTAGATACTTGGGCAGGAAAAATTAATGATAAATAATCTGCAATTGGGCGAGTATCAATTTTAAACAAGGGTAAAATATTTCCCACAATAATAATTATTGGGAAAATGCTAAACAGCGCATAATAAGCAATAATGATTGAATGCTGATTGATTTCACCTTGTGAAATCGTCTTGACCAATTCGTTAAAATAAAGTTTTATCTTTTTACTGACATTACTCGTATTCATTAATAATTAGTCTTCATCTTCATCAAAATGAGGAAGATATTTTTCATAACCATCATATGGCTTTTGTAAAGTTAAAATTTTAGGACCATCTTTGGTAATAGCAAAAGTATGTTCAAATTGAGCAGATTTTGAACCATCAGGAGTTGCATAGTAAACCCAATCATCATTAGGATCACTAACAGTGGTTTGTTTAATTCTCCAATCACCACCAGCTTCAACCATTGGTTCAACAGTAATAGTCATTCCTTCGCGTAGACGTAAGCCATGACCAGCCTTGCCAAAGTGAGGTACTTCTGGATCTTCATGAATAGTTGGTTGAATGCCATGACCGACTAACTCACGAACATCACCAAAGCCATTATCATCTTCAACGTATTTTTGAATGACACTACCAATGTCACCAATGCGGTTACCGACCACAGCTTGGTCAATCCCCATATACATTGCTTTTTTAGTGACATCCATTAACTTTTGGTCTTCTTCAGAAATTTTTCCTACGGCATAAGTAGTACATGAATCAGTTTCATAACCATCCAAATTGCAAGTCACATCAACTTTAACTAAGTCCCCTTCTTTAAGGATTTTATCCTTACGAGGAATAGCATGAGCAATTTCGTCATTTACACTAACACAAGTTCCATATTTATATCCTTCAAAGCCTTGTTCAGATAAACGACCACCATGTTTTTTCATAAAGTCTTGAGCAAATTCTTCAATTTCCCAAGTTGAAATACCTGGCTTAATTACATCACGCAAGCCTTCAAACATTGATGCTAAAAGGCGACCAGATCTTTGCATACCTTGAAGTTCACGTTTAGATTTTATAGTAATCAAAATAGTTTCTCCTTATAAAATTAATTAATTAAATTTCAAATAAATACAATTCTATTATAAAGCTTTTTTAAAACTTTTTCTTTATCTCTTTACTCATCTGCGCTTAGTATCTAGTATAATAAAAGATAATTATTCTTGAAAGAAGTTCGATAATATATGAAAGCTCAAATAGTATTTGCAAGTATGACTGGAAATAATGAAGACATGGCAGAAATTCTTGGCGAAAACTTAGAAGATTTTGGCTTTGATGTTGAAAGCACAGATATTAGTTTTGCTGATGCTAGCGCATTTGAAGATGCAGATTTATGTATTGTAGTTACTTATACTTATGGTGAAGGTGTGATGACTGATGAACTAAAGGATTTCTACGATCAACTACTTGAATTAAATTTAACCAATAAAAAATTTGCAGTTATGGGTTCAGGAGACAAATCATATAAAGACCACTATTGTGAAAATGTCTATGATTTTGAAAAGGCATTTAACAAAATTGGTGCAGTTGAAGTAGCTAAGCCAGTTACAATAGAAAACGCTGTTGATGATGCCGATATCTTATTAATTGACCAAGCAGCAAAAGAAATGGCTGGCTCATTTAATGACTAGAAAATTGACTAAGCAAAAGCCAATCACTAAAAGCCAAATTCGAGTACTAGGCAATCGATTAGTTGCTCGACATCGTGATTTTTATATCTATACGATTTTTGGTTTTCTTGCTTCCCTAATTAATATTATTGCCTTTGCAATATTTCATAATTGGTTAAAAATTCCATGGTTTTGGGCTAATATTTTAGCTTTTTTTGTGTCAACCTTGTCATCTTTTTCTTTTAATAAACATGGTGTATTTACTGAAAAGAAAAATCCTACCCATGGAGTAATTTATCAATTAAGCCTTTTTTTCTTATATAGAATTCTTAGTTTAATCCCAGATAACTTAATTATGTTTATTGGATTGTCTTGTTTACATTGGAATACTATCTTTGTAAAAACAATAGATCAAGTAGGCGTAGGGCTCTTTAATTACTTTGCAACTAAATCAATTTTCTTAGAATCAAGTAGTAAAGTTGCAACAGTTTTTAAAAAAATGACAAATTCAACATTCCAAAAAAGTCATAAGTAGTTAAAAACTACTTATGACTTTTTTTACTTAAAATCTATTGGACGTTCGTTCTTATCTTTTGCAAAATAATATGCAATAGCATCCATGATGCGATCAGCAGCATGACCATCTCCATATGGA encodes:
- a CDS encoding DUF402 domain-containing protein — its product is MAMPNEGDYIAIESYKHNGKLHRKWRDTMVVKTEKNIIIGVNDKTLITESDGRRWVSREPAIVYFHKKFWFNVIVMLRSDGVAYYCNLASPFVIDREALKYIDYDLDVKVFPDGEKRLLDVDEYALNKKRWHYGNKIDTILHGSTIELLQWIDQKKGPFAPDFVKIWYNRYIDLKPDTKNNNFKGKENGKKETFRNEFYR
- the recX gene encoding recombination regulator RecX, translating into MTIITKVTSQKRKGRYNIFIDNEYAFSVSEKILTQFRLLKGTELTSEKIAQIKEAEADSKATELALNYLSYQPRTIAEVKQYLKDKEISEETSESAIADLEDLGYLDDSAFAKLFIKNNLRIGKDGQNSIRNKLLRKGVDENIIEDSLFEINDEDWIKSGLRLIHSLIHQQGKLASKEIERKAKNKLLSHGFSNELIANIISELDLQNDAEEQIEALKKQGAKVYRRYRNEDSFTRQQKVKRYLYQHGFSSSEIDSFLKGELVDLSEIDEA
- the rlmD gene encoding 23S rRNA (uracil(1939)-C(5))-methyltransferase RlmD; translation: MTKFTKNKSEKDIIITIKRLGINGEGIGYYKKKIIFIPGALPGEVVVAKITNSHPHYLEGELIRVKERSPHRVPFPKDVNPATGGLELANLAYAQQLEFKQHLILDALRKYHPRNYNKIKVKKTLAAPDQWHYRNKAQYQIETYKHKTRLGLYAPNSHHLIDLPTMPTQSKATQKTERAIKHLIDKLHLHIADYRRHLDGIKTVVVRESQSSHEIQVTLITIGKHIPGLKKLAQEIMKLPNVVSVFQNETQWQNPQVWGNKTTKLLGKSHITESILDKKFKLSPRAFFQLNPAQTIILYSEALKLLDLTPEQTLIDAYSGVGTLGILASDQVRQVIGIESIPEAVEDAQENCHLNHVRNAEYVQGNVEKVLPDLKKQGVPIDALIVDPPRTGLNKKLIKTLLEVKPKTFVYISCNPSTLAKDLVLLSEAYDVRVIKPVDMMPQTPRWEGITKLTLRK
- a CDS encoding hydroxymethylglutaryl-CoA synthase, translating into MQVGIDKIGFYTPNKYVDMIDLANARNQDPNKFLIGIGQEKMTVADETQDAVSMGINATLDFVDEIDKDKVGLMIFGTESSVDQSKSASLFVKTALNLRPEVRTFEVKEACFGLTAALMMATDFVRLHPEQTAIVIGSDIARYGLNTGGEVTQGAGSISMLVKADPSILALNEGHSAYSDDINDFWRPNNSKTAMVDGKYSTQVYLDFFTKTFEDYKKQKNLKTEDFDALIYHLPFTKMGLKANRLAIADESEVVSEKLSKTFEASKKLSVNVGNVYTASLYLSLLSLLQNGELAPNDLIGLFSYGSGAMAEFFTGNVVEGFKQQLHPDKVQARLDARTKLTIPEYETIFTQSLADPVEGKELSSDEQAGVWYFAGVKNGVRLYKQK
- a CDS encoding hydroxymethylglutaryl-CoA reductase, degradative — its product is MKFYKLSPEKRRALLKQQGIDLSPISPAQLTAMDNLSENVVGSICLPLGIVEKLLVNGKEYMVPMATEEPSVIAAANHGSKIFARHGGVKVKNQRKGIYGQIVLQVNKTFKLKSIKDKIPNLIDVANHQFTSLINHGGGVKKITIRQEKQLVYLKVLVDPAQAMGANKTNAILEFLANLLVDFDGVEEKLFAILSNYPSQLATGRVSLPVNSLGGKEVAAKIALLSQIGIEDPYRGATNNKGIMNGVDAVLIATGNDFRAVEAAAAVLAGENGYHSLSSWKLEEDSLVGQLTLPMPIGVVGGSISARSDIQDAYQILGDVDSETLASIIVGIGLANNLAALLAISTAGIQAGHMRLQARNMVATLETTAENKELILKQMRKDKKYTLEYAKELLKKLQEKK
- a CDS encoding thiolase family protein; its protein translation is MEEIYLIGAQRTPFGRYRGFFKDQSAIDLGKIALNGLIEKTGIAKDKIDSVLIGNVLSAGLGQNVARQIALGAGLPESVVATVVDDVCGSSLKALRFAQGQMALGDFGVAVVGGAESMTNAPLVLPKSEKKAENPNFKDTLQIDGIGDAYSQKPMGLTAENVADRYHVTRKEMDEFSLNSHQKAAKAIEDDWFKDEIIPVTINGKTLDHDESVRPETTMEALGGLKPVFKEDGRATAGNSSPLNDGASMLLVATKEKVEELNLKPIAVISNFAEIGCDPAYMGYAPYFAIEKLLDKTGTTVDDFDLFEINEAFAAQAVPVARDLKIPANKLNIAGGAISLGHPLGATGARLIGGIVNSLKQIDKRHGIVSLCIGGGQGIAYEIRRLD
- a CDS encoding alpha/beta hydrolase; its protein translation is MFKQHKKLWIWIASVLGVLVIAFAGAGYYFYNVAIVPGQKSFLSKKHALKKSDPLYKQTKWYNDSKKERWYLTSTDDNLKLDANYIPAAHKTNKTVIILHGYMNNKDTMGPYAAMFHELGYNTLLPDARGHGQSQGNYVGYGWREKGDVRKWAKKVIAHNGKNSQIAIFGVSMGGATTMMTSGQKMPSQVKAYIEDCGYTNAKTEIEHEAQTIYHMPGFPRFPLVEILSGYTKLNAGYFLNDADSLKQLKQNHSPMFFIHGSKDNFVPTKMVYANYHASRGPKELWLVPGASHAKSFATHPREYEQKVRQFLDKYMA
- the galU gene encoding UTP--glucose-1-phosphate uridylyltransferase GalU, which encodes MKVRKAVIPAAGLGTRFLPATKAMPKEMLPIVDKPTIQFIVEEAKKSGIEDILIVTGKSKRAIEDHFDSNPELEADLEEKHKDKLLQLTQSITELGVNLYYTRQPHPAGLGDAIYRARSFVGDEPFVVMLGDDLMDDKKPLSQQLIERYNKTHASTIAVMKVPHEEVSKYGVIDPAGEIESGLYNVESFVEKPAVEDAPSDLAIIGRYLLTPEIFDILENQKPGRGGEIQLTDAIDTMNKTQRVFAHEFKGARHDVGNKEGYLETAIQYGLTHPETKDALREYIINLGAKLANEDKSSK